In Eublepharis macularius isolate TG4126 chromosome 4, MPM_Emac_v1.0, whole genome shotgun sequence, the following are encoded in one genomic region:
- the LOC129327993 gene encoding zinc finger protein 420-like, with protein sequence MEVPLRWGLVTFEDVSVDFSEEEWALLNPGQRALHREVTEENYGNLASLGLVVAFTDFPSWLEGEDPFGQDSQQGARAAGDESWLNTDNEICAMKPGSMFQQESAAYFHSLTPNSSYYGLHMPIGTMAEGAASGLARVFGHQTGREGREHKKKQQNRRKIKVKQKQLKKCILLNGANIDVIGLTGHESIHTGEKQYKCSECGKDFNYRTRLTSHQRIHTGEKPYECSECGKCFRVSKYLVLHKRIHTGEKPYKCSECGKTFTNNSDLVSHQKIHTGEKPYTCSICGKSISRKRFLASHQRIHTGEKPYKCSACGKCFTQSSAFAYHQRTHTGEKPYKCLECGKAFTSSSELSIHQRNHTGEKPYKCSECGKCFRQISALAVHRRIHTGEKPHKCSECGKGFRVNSLLVVHERLHTGESVCGKSFRQSTNLASHLAIHAGDNPFKCPECGKAFTSSSSLAYHKRTHTGEKPYKCFQCGKSFTISSVLSSHQRIHTSEKPHICSKCGKAFTVLSALIYHQRIHTGEKPYKCFECGKRFTVKQLLVSHQKFHTSEKPYHCSECGKNFSSEKNLASHQSIHTGEKPYSCSECGKNFREQRYLTYHQRIHTGEKPYRCSECGKSFRVSKSLLLHKRIHTGEKPYNCSECGKCFRQSSALAIHRRIHTGEKPYKCSECGTSFSSSTGLTSHQRIHTGEKPYKCPECGKCCRQSSTLAIHRRIHTGEKPYKCSECGTSFSSSTSLTSHQRIHTGEKPYKCPECGKCFRQSSTLAIHRRIHTGEKPYRCSECGTSFSGSTSLTSHQRIHTGEKPHKCQECGKSFRTSKNLKSHQRMHTG encoded by the exons ATGGAGGTGCCCCTTCGCTGG GGTCTGGTGACCTTTGAGGATGTGTCTGTGGATTTCTCGGAGGAGGAGTGGGCCCTGCTGAATCCGGGCCAAAGGGCTCTGCACAGGGAAGTCACGGAGGAGAATTACGGGAACCTGGCCTCTCTCG GACTTGTGGTTGCCTTCACTGATTTCCCCTCCTGGCTAGAAGGAGAAGATCCGTTTGGGCAGGACTCTCAGCAAGGAGCGAGAGCAGCAGGTGACG AGTCCTGGCTCAACACAGACAATGAAATTTGTGCCATGAAGCCAGGCAGCATGTTCCAACAGGAGTCTGCTGCTTATTTCCATTCCCTCACTCCAAACTCCAGTTATTATGGGCTGCACATGCCAATAGGAACCATGGCTGAAGGAGCTGCTTCAGGTCTGGCCAGAGTCTTTGGCCACCAAACCGGAC GTGAGGGAAGGGAGCACAAGAAAAAACAACAGAACAGAAGAAAAATCAAAGTAAAGCAAAAGCAGCTgaagaaatgcattttattgAATGGAGCCAATATCGATGTAATTGGTCTTACTGGCCATGAGagtatccatacaggggagaaacaatataaatgttcagaatgtggaaaggaCTTTAATTATAGAACACGACTCACttcccatcagagaatccacacaggggagaagccatatgaatGCTCTGAATGCGGAAAGTGCTTCAGAGTCAGCAAATACTTAGTTTTACATAAAagaatccacactggagagaaaccctataaatgctcagaatgtggaaagactTTCACAAACAACTCAGACCTTGTTTCCCATCAGaaaatccacacaggagaaaaaccatatacATGTTCAATATGTGGAAAGAGCATCAGTCGGAAAAGATTCCTGGCTTCCCATCaaaggatccacacaggggagaagccatataaatgttctgCATGTGGAAAGTGTTTTACACAGAGCTCAGCTTTTGCTTACCATCAAAGAACACATaccggagagaaaccatataaatgcttagaatgtGGAAAGGCTTTCACGAGCAGCTCAGAACTTTCTATCCATCAAAGAaaccacacaggagagaaaccatataaatgctcagaatgtggaaagtgtTTCAGGCAGATCTCAGCCCTTGCTGTCCATCGAAGaatccatactggagagaaaccacataaatgctcagaatgtggaaagggcTTCAGAGTCAACTCATTACTAGTTGTACATGAAAGACTCCACACTGGGGAGTctgtgtgtggaaagagcttcagacaGAGCACCAACTTGGCATCCCACCTAGCTATCCACGCAGGAGACAACCCATTTAAATGCCCAGAATGTGGAAAGGCTTTCACAAGCAGCTCGTCCCTTGCTTACCATAAAAGAACCCATaccggagagaaaccatataaatgctttcaatgtggaaagagctttactaTAAGTTCAgtcctttcttcccatcaaagaatccatacaAGTGAAAAACCACATATATGCTCAAAATGTGGAAAGGCTTTCACAGTGTTGTCAGCCCTTAtttaccatcaaagaatccatactggagagaaaccatataaatgctttgaatgtGGAAAGAGATTCACAGTTAAGCAATTACTAGTTTCCCATCAAAAATTCCACACAAGTGAGAAACCATAtcactgttctgagtgtggaaaaaacttcagttcagaaaaaaaccTAGCTTCCCATCAAagcatccacacaggggagaagccatatagttgttctgagtgtggaaagaacttcagaGAGCAAAGATACCTGACTTACCATCAAAggatccatacaggggagaaaccatatagatgttctgaatgtggaaagagcttcagagtCAGCAAATCTCTACTATTACATaaaagaatccacactggggagaaaccatataactgttcagaatgtggaaagtgtTTTAGGCAGAGCTCAGCCCTTGCTATCCATCGAAGAATCCATactggagagaagccatataaatgctcagagtgtggaacaAGCTTCAGTAGCAGTACAggtcttacttcccatcaaagaatccacacaggagagaaaccatataaatgcccagaATGTGGCAAGTGTTGCAGGCAGAGCTCAACCCTTGCTATCCATCGAAGAATCCATactggagagaagccatataaatgctcagagtgtggaacaAGTTTCAGTAGCAGTACAAGTcttacttcacatcaaagaatccacacaggagagaaaccatataaatgcccagaATGTGGCAAGTGTTTTAGGCAGAGCTCAACCCTTGCTATCCATCGAAGAATCCATactggagagaagccatatagatgctcagagtgtggaacaAGTTTCAGTGGCAGTACAAGTcttacttcacatcaaagaatccacacaggagagaaaccacataaatgccAAGAATGCGGAAAGAGTTTTAGGACAAGTAAAAATCTTAAGtcccatcaaagaatgcacacaggatag